One Polaribacter sp. SA4-12 genomic window carries:
- the infA gene encoding translation initiation factor IF-1, translated as MAKQSAIQQDGTITEALSNAMFRVELENGHIVTAHISGKMRMHYIKLLPGDKVKLEMSPYDLSKARITYRY; from the coding sequence ATGGCTAAACAATCAGCAATTCAACAAGATGGAACTATTACAGAAGCATTATCTAATGCTATGTTTCGTGTCGAATTAGAAAATGGACATATTGTAACGGCTCACATTTCTGGTAAAATGCGTATGCATTATATCAAATTATTACCTGGAGATAAGGTGAAATTAGAAATGAGCCCATATGATTTATCAAAGGCAAGAATTACTTACAGATACTAA
- the ykgO gene encoding type B 50S ribosomal protein L36 codes for MKVRASVKKRSADCKIVRRKGRLYVINKQNPRFKQRQG; via the coding sequence ATGAAAGTTAGAGCATCAGTTAAAAAGAGAAGTGCCGACTGCAAAATAGTTCGCAGGAAAGGTAGATTATACGTAATTAATAAACAAAATCCTAGATTTAAACAAAGACAAGGGTAA
- the rpsM gene encoding 30S ribosomal protein S13, whose amino-acid sequence MARIAGIDIPKNKRGVIALTYIFGIGSSRAIKVLAEAKVDESIKVQDWTDDQIAAIREQVGSFTIEGELRSEVQLNIKRLMDIGCQRGIRHRLGLPLRGQRTKNNSRTRKGKRKTVANKKK is encoded by the coding sequence ATGGCAAGAATAGCAGGTATTGATATTCCAAAGAATAAAAGAGGAGTTATCGCTTTAACTTACATCTTTGGTATAGGAAGCAGCAGAGCAATTAAAGTTCTAGCAGAAGCAAAAGTAGATGAGAGCATTAAAGTTCAAGATTGGACAGATGATCAAATCGCAGCAATTAGAGAACAAGTAGGATCTTTCACAATTGAAGGAGAATTACGTTCTGAAGTACAGTTGAACATCAAACGTTTGATGGATATCGGTTGTCAAAGAGGAATTCGTCATAGACTTGGTCTTCCATTAAGAGGACAAAGAACTAAGAATAACTCTCGTACAAGAAAAGGTAAGAGAAAAACTGTAGCTAACAAGAAAAAATAA
- the rpsK gene encoding 30S ribosomal protein S11, translating into MAKASSKKRKVIIEAIGEAHVTASFNNIIISLTNKKGDVISWSSAGKMGFRGSKKNTPYAAQLAAEDCANVAKEAGLRKVKVYVKGPGNGRESAIRSIHNAGIEVTEIIDVTPIPHNGCRPPKRRRV; encoded by the coding sequence ATGGCAAAAGCAAGTTCAAAAAAGCGTAAAGTAATAATTGAAGCTATTGGAGAGGCGCATGTAACTGCATCCTTTAATAACATCATTATTTCTTTAACAAATAAAAAAGGTGACGTTATTTCTTGGTCATCTGCAGGTAAAATGGGTTTTAGAGGTTCTAAAAAGAATACTCCATATGCAGCTCAATTAGCAGCAGAAGATTGTGCAAACGTTGCAAAAGAAGCAGGTTTACGTAAAGTAAAAGTTTATGTAAAAGGACCTGGTAATGGTAGAGAATCAGCAATCAGATCTATCCACAATGCAGGAATCGAAGTAACTGAAATTATTGATGTTACACCTATTCCTCATAATGGATGTCGTCCACCAAAGAGAAGAAGAGTATAA
- the rpsD gene encoding 30S ribosomal protein S4 gives MARYTGPKTKIARKFGEAIFGEDKNFEKRNFPPGQHGNARRRGKKSEYATQLMEKQKAKYTYGILERQFSNLFKQASSASGITGEILLQLCESRLDNVVYRMGVSNSRSGARQLVSHRHITVNGEIVNIPSYSLKEGDVVAVREKSKSLVAIESALASNSNVFEWLTWNNDTKTGTFVKVPARLQIPENIKEQLIVELYSK, from the coding sequence ATGGCAAGATATACAGGACCAAAAACAAAAATTGCTCGTAAATTTGGCGAGGCAATTTTTGGAGAAGATAAAAACTTCGAAAAAAGAAATTTCCCTCCAGGACAGCATGGAAATGCTAGAAGAAGAGGTAAGAAATCTGAATATGCAACTCAATTAATGGAGAAGCAGAAAGCTAAATATACTTATGGTATTTTAGAGCGTCAATTCAGTAACTTATTCAAACAAGCATCTTCTGCTTCAGGAATTACAGGTGAAATTTTATTACAATTATGTGAATCTCGTTTAGATAACGTAGTTTACAGAATGGGTGTTTCTAACTCTAGAAGTGGAGCTCGTCAATTAGTTTCTCACAGACACATTACTGTTAACGGTGAAATCGTTAACATTCCATCTTATAGTTTAAAAGAAGGAGATGTTGTTGCTGTAAGAGAAAAATCTAAATCTTTAGTTGCTATTGAAAGTGCATTGGCATCTAACAGCAATGTATTTGAATGGTTAACTTGGAATAATGATACTAAAACTGGAACTTTTGTAAAAGTACCAGCTAGATTACAGATCCCAGAAAACATCAAAGAACAATTAATCGTAGAATTATATTCTAAGTAA
- a CDS encoding DNA-directed RNA polymerase subunit alpha produces the protein MAILNFQKPDKVIMIESTDFSGRFEFRPLEPGFGLTVGNALRRVLLSSLEGFAITSLRVDGVEHEFSTVPGVVEDVTEIILNLKQVRFKKQIDETDRETVSVSVSGQEQFTAGDLQKFISGFQVLNPDLVICNMDKSVKLNAEITIEKGRGFVPAEENKKASAPIGTIFTDSIYTPIKNVKYAIENFRVEQKTDYEKLVFDIDTDGSINPKDALTEAAKILIHHFMLFSDERITLEADEIAQTETYDEESLHMRQLLKTRLIDMDLSVRALNCLKAAEVDTLGDLVSFNKSDLMKFRNFGKKSLTELEELVIVKGLSFGMDLTKYKLDRD, from the coding sequence ATGGCAATTTTAAATTTTCAAAAGCCCGATAAAGTAATAATGATTGAATCTACAGATTTTTCTGGTAGATTTGAATTCAGACCCTTAGAACCTGGGTTTGGTTTAACTGTAGGTAATGCTTTAAGAAGAGTATTATTATCTTCTTTAGAAGGATTTGCAATTACATCATTAAGAGTTGACGGAGTTGAACATGAGTTTTCTACTGTTCCTGGAGTAGTAGAAGATGTTACAGAAATTATCTTAAACTTAAAACAAGTACGTTTTAAGAAACAAATAGATGAAACTGATAGAGAAACTGTTTCTGTTTCAGTATCTGGTCAAGAGCAGTTTACTGCTGGAGACTTACAGAAATTTATCTCTGGTTTTCAAGTATTGAACCCAGATTTAGTAATCTGTAATATGGATAAATCTGTAAAATTAAATGCAGAAATTACCATTGAAAAAGGTAGAGGATTTGTACCTGCGGAAGAAAATAAAAAAGCTTCTGCACCAATAGGAACAATCTTTACTGATTCTATCTACACACCAATTAAGAATGTTAAGTATGCAATCGAAAATTTCCGTGTAGAGCAAAAAACGGATTATGAAAAATTAGTTTTCGATATCGATACTGATGGATCAATCAATCCTAAAGATGCATTAACAGAAGCTGCTAAAATTTTAATCCACCACTTTATGTTATTCTCTGATGAGCGTATCACTTTAGAGGCAGATGAAATTGCACAGACAGAAACATATGATGAAGAATCATTACACATGCGTCAGTTATTAAAAACTAGATTAATCGATATGGATTTATCTGTTAGAGCTTTAAATTGTTTAAAGGCTGCAGAAGTAGATACATTAGGAGATTTAGTTTCTTTTAACAAAAGTGATTTAATGAAATTTAGAAACTTTGGTAAAAAGTCATTAACAGAACTAGAAGAATTAGTTATTGTTAAAGGTTTAAGTTTTGGAATGGATTTAACAAAATACAAATTAGATAGAGATTAA
- the rplQ gene encoding 50S ribosomal protein L17, with translation MRHGKKHNHLGRTTSHRKAMLANMSCSLIEHKRINTTVAKAKALRVFVEPLITKSKSDTTHNRRIVFSYLRDKYAVTELFKEISVKVGDRPGGYLRIIKLGNRQGDNAPMAMVELVDYNEIYNPNGKKAKKTTRRGKSKKADSAQVEGTATEEKSEE, from the coding sequence ATGAGACACGGTAAAAAACACAATCATCTAGGAAGAACAACTTCGCACAGAAAAGCGATGTTAGCTAATATGTCTTGTTCTTTAATAGAACACAAACGTATTAATACAACAGTGGCAAAAGCAAAAGCTTTAAGAGTTTTTGTTGAACCATTAATTACAAAGTCTAAAAGTGATACAACCCACAATAGACGTATTGTATTTTCTTATTTACGTGATAAATATGCAGTTACAGAATTATTCAAAGAAATTTCTGTAAAAGTAGGAGACAGACCAGGAGGTTACCTTCGTATTATCAAATTAGGAAATCGTCAAGGAGATAATGCTCCTATGGCAATGGTAGAATTAGTTGATTACAACGAAATCTATAATCCTAATGGTAAAAAAGCAAAGAAAACTACTCGTAGAGGAAAAAGCAAAAAAGCTGATTCTGCACAAGTAGAAGGAACTGCAACAGAAGAAAAATCTGAAGAATAA